The genomic interval TTCAAAACTTTTTAACAAGATTTCACTGTCAAAACTATGATTACCGACAATATTAATTTGTTTTATTTTTGCCGCTTGTCCTTCCGAAATTTCAATATGAACGCCGATACGGTTACGGGTTAATTTAGACACACTGGTCTTAATTTTAACCCCATATTTACCTTGGCTAAAGTATTGACGACGTAATTCTTGTTCTATTTTATCTAATATCTGAGGGCTAAAAACTTTTCCTTCCGCAAATCCTTGGGAAGACAGGGCTTTGGTTAACTCTTCTGATTTTAAATCTTCATTACCTTCAAAAATAATTTTAGCAATCGTTGGATGCTCTTTTACCCTAACAATTAAGGCATTTCCTTCTCTTTCCAACAACACATCTTTAAAAAAACCCGTCTTAAATAAAGCCCGAATCGCCAAACCGACATCATCTAAAGAGAACGTTTCACCCACTTTAACAGGGAGATAACTATAAACCGTCCCGACAGGGGTTCTTTGCAAGCCTTTGACTTGAATATCATCAACAATAAAGCTTTCTGCCGCATAAGTCACGGGAGAGACCATTAGCGTGGTCAATAATAAGGGGGAAATAAGAGAATGTTTCACAAAATTACCAAAGTGGAAAGAACAAGCACAGCATAGATTATAGCATGGTCTTTATCTTATCAAAGACCCCCCTTAAGCTCGGTTAATCGGAAACGTTAATACATCGTCAATCGTTGTTACCTCGGTTAATAACATTAATAGACGATCAACGCCTATGGCCACACCACAACAATCAGGAAGTCCTTCCTCTAAGGCGGCCAAAAAATTTAAATCTTTAGTGACTGAGGGGCGGTTATTTTTCGCTCTCACGCTAATTTCATGTTCAAAGCGGGAATTTTGTTCAGCCGCATCCGCTAACTCAAAAAAACCATTACCGAGTTCAAGTCCCTTAATAAAAACCTCAAATCGATCGGCAATTTTAGAATCTATCTCATTAATACGAGCTAATGACGCTTGAGAGGCTGGATAACTATGAACTAAATAAAGATTATTACCAAGTAACGTGGGTTGAATTTTATGGCTAAAAATAAAATCTAACCATAAATCAAGATCATCCCCACAAAGAGCAATCGCCTCTGGAATAGCCTGATTATGGGCATAATTTTGATAGTGTTCGGGACTATAGGTGAGCGCGTCCAACCCTGTTTTTTGTAAAAATAAATCCTTATATGCGATTTTTATCACATTTTTTAAGTTTAAAGTAGGCTCTAAAAGCGTTTTCATTAATAACGCAACCTCATCCATGAGTTCCGATAAATTAAACCCCACGCGATACCATTCCAAAAGCGTAAATTCAGGGTTATGAAATCGCCCTGATTCCCCATTTCTAAAGGCTTTACACAATTGATAAATGGAGCCACTGCCCGCAGCCAATAAACGTTTCATTGCAAACTCAGGTGAGGTTTGTAAATAAAGCGTTTGTTGACAAGGCGAGTGATGATAGCTACTTTTAAAAAAATCGAGTTGGGGATCGGTCCCTGTCGCCTGCGATAATAACGGCGTTTCAACTTCTAATACCGCTCTTTGTGCAAAAAATTGACGAATAGAGGCAAACACTTGCGCCCGTTGTCGCACTTGCTTTAACTGACAACTCGGTTGCCATAACGTATTGGACACTAGTTTTTTACACGCCCAACATAGTCGCCATTGCGGGTATCCACTTTAATCGTTTCACCAATTTGAACAAATAAAGGGACACGTACCACCGCGCCTGTTTCTAACGTTGCAGGTTTTCCACCCCCGCCTGACGTATCACCTTTTAAGCCAGGGTCGGTATCCGTAATGGATAATTCAACAAAATTTGGCGGTACAATAGACAGCGGCAGATCATTCCACAGCGTCATCGTACAAATATCTTGGTCTTTTAACCATTTCATCGCATCTTCAACGGCCGTTTTATCGGCTTGATATTGCTCGTAAGTCTCTGGCACCATAAAATGCCAAAATTCGCCATCTGAATATAAATACTGCATATCTAACTCAACCACATCCGCGCCTTCAACCGACTCACCTGATTTAAACGTTCGTTCAATAACGCGACCTGTTTTCAAATTTCTAATTTTAACGCGGCTAAATGCCTGACCCTTTCCAGGTTTTACAAATTCATTTTCTATAATTGCGCAAGGATCTGTATCAATCATAATTTTTAAACCTGATTTAAATTCATTGGTACTATAAGTCGCCATTTCTTTCTCGTAAAATCAAACAAAATTTTCAACCAACTATTATAATAGAGCGGGCTAATGATATAAACTAAAACAATATATTTCGCTTGATTTTTCTAACTACCCCCACAATCACTCATAAATGCAGGCTGTTCACATAAAATCGAGTCAAGGCTTTACTTTAATCGAAGTCCTCATCGCTTTATCCCTTCTAAGTGTGATGATGCTTATGTTATTTGCGGGCTTAAGAATCAGTGCAAAAAGCTGGGATAAAGGGGAAAACAAACTCACCGAGGTCGCTGAAATGTCCTCTACCGCTCATTTTTTTCATAATCAATTAGCGGCCTCGTTACCTTTATGGGATGATTTCACAACCAAAATAAAAGAATTTTCGTTTCAGGGAACTCAAAATACCCTGCAATTTGTCTCAAGCTTACCTGCAAGTTCAAGACGACTCGGATTGCAACGGTTTAATGTTCGCTTAAAAAACACTAAAATTGAGGTTTCGATTCAACCTTTTTACCCTACGTTAGCCGATGACGCATGGAAAATAGAGACGGTCACGTTAGTCGATAATATCGGCTCCTTAACCTTGCGCTATTTTGGAAGTAAAGAACCCAAAGAGCTGCCCGTATGGCAAACAAACTGGCACTACGATCATTTACCTAAATTAATTGCCATTACGATTCAACCGCTTAATGAACATTATTGGCCTCAAACCCTCTTAAAACTTAATAATGAAGAAGCCCCTAAAAAAGCCTTAAATGTGTTTGAAAAAGCCCTTAAAAGGTCAAAACAGAATGGAAATTCACCGAGTGAAAAAAACACCCCCTTCACAAAAAGGCGTGGCCTTAATACTGGTTTTATGGGTCTTGACCCTCTTAATTATTATGGCGGGCAGCTTTACTTTAGGGATGCGTAGAGAAACGCGTATTATCGCTAATTTACGCGATAAAGCTCAAGCTATTGCCCTTGCCGAGGCGGGAATCACCTTTGCTCAACTTAATTTATCCACCCTTGATAAAGCACAACGCTGGCGGGCTAGCGGGCATATTTACCCTGTTCAATTTAATCAGGCCACTATTCGGGTTAAAATTCAATCCGAATTCGGGAAAATAGATATTAATAAAGCCAATGAGAAATTATTAACGGGAATGCTCTTGCAAACCGATATTGCCCCCGAAAAACACCCCGCTATTGTCAATGCTATTATAGATTGGCGTGATAAAGATGATTTAATTAGAATTGATGGTGCGGAAAAAGCGACCTATCAATCCGAGGGGTTAGCCTACGCACCCCGAAATAAACCATTTCAAACCATTGAGGAACTTCGACTCGTATTAGGGGTAACACCTGAACTTTTTGAGCAACTTAAAACAATGATAACGGTGTATTCACGCCAACTAACGGTGGATTTAAAAACGGCAAGCCGTGCGGTCTTGTTAGCCGCAACGGGGTTAGAGGCTGAGCGGATTGATTCCTATATCGCTGAGCGGGTTGAAAGTGATATTAACCATTTACCGACCCCTGCTTTAATAACAACAGGTACTCAATCTAAAAAAAATGCACAAGAAATTTATACAGTGATTGCTGAAACGCAACTTAATAACGGAGCAAAGGCGCGCATCCAAGTGGTGATGAAAAAAAAATCAGACCCATCTAAACCGTTTATTATTCTTGATTGGAAACGCTATGCAGCCTTAAAAACTTCTCTTTTTTCAAAAACGATGTCCCTCTTACTGATACCTGAAGATGCTGAACTCAACCCTTGATAGTCTCGTTATTAAAAAATTTTTTCATTGGTGGAAAAAAGAGCTCGCTTTTTTAATCCCTAGTGCGATTAGTCGCCTTTTTAACGACACCGCTGGGATCGTCATTATTCAAATCAAAGATGATGAACTCTATTTTAATTTTACCGATCATAAAAAACAATCGAAACACATTCACTTACCCCTTAATGAACAAGGTTTAATTGATTATCAGCAATTAAAATTGGATAACCCCCTGTTAGAAAAAGCGAGGGTTATTTTTAGGCTCAATAAAAATGAGGGTATTTTAAAAAAATTAACCTTACCTAAAGCCGTTGAAGAGAATTTAACGCAAGTCATTGCGTATGAACTCGATCGCTATACGCCTTTTAATCAACAGCAGGTTTATTACACGATAAAAAAAATAGCCGCCGAAACTGATAAAATTAATCTTCAACTTATTTTAACCCCTAAAAATAATTTAGATCGGGGCTATGATAGCCTAAAATCATGGGGGATTAACCCTTGGCTGGTTGACTATGAAGGGATGCCAAATAATTTACAAGACGACTATGAATACTATAATTTATTACCTGAAAGTAAACGCTACAAAGCAAACAAAAAAGCCTTAATTTTTCAATCCGCCTTAATAGGGGGAATTTTTATTTTACTCAGCAGTATTCTTGTTTTACCCGTGTGGTTTCAATACCAATCAGGACAAACCTTAGATCGTAAAATTTATAAAATTAAACGACACGCGATGGAAGTACAAGAGTTACAAAATAAAATCGCGGTCTTATCCGAAAAAACAGATTGGCTCATTGCTCAAAAACAAAACTACCCACCTTTAATTGAGATATTAGAAACCATCAGCCAATTACTTAAAGATGATACCTCGTTAACGATGATTGTTTATAAAAATAAAAAACTACATTTAACAGGTGAGTCACCCGCAGCGTCCACACTGATTAAAATACTTGAATCTTCCCCCTTGTTTTCAAATGCTGATTTTGAATCGACGGTGACTAAAAATAAAACCACGGGATTAGAGCGATTTAGAATTGTTGTTAGTGTCAATGCAAGAGAGAGCGATGAAAGCGAGTAGTCTTGAACAAAAACAAAAATGGTTAGCGGTTGGTTTGTTAATGAGCGTTATTGCCTTAGTGTCCGCGCTTATTATTTATCCTATTTTATCATTAGGGCTGGAGTATAGGGAAATAAGACGCGATCATATTTTTAATTTTAGGCGTTACCAAAAAACCTTAAAGAAAAAAGCCGCGTTGACGAAAAACTTTGAAATTGTGACTAAAAAATACAGTGAACAAAATTATTTTTACACCAATGAAACCATTGCATTAGCCTCTGCTGAGTTACAGTTATTAATAACCACAACCATTGCGGATGCGGGGGGGGCAAATTATTCGAAAAAGTTCATCTTCAAAAAAATTAGAAGATAATTTCACCCGAATTATTATTGATGTGAACATGACGGTCACAATGGATGCGTTAAGAACGATACTCTATGACATTGAAACCATGACGCCCTTTGTTATTATTAATCATATTCGGATAAAATCAGGGCCCAAGAAAAGAAACATTAAAACGCGAAAATTAGAATCGACCCAGCAATTGACGGTCAACTTTAAAGCCTCTAGTTTTGTGGGAACCCACTAAAATGAATGTTCAATTAGTTAAAACCCTTGCTTTTATCGCCCTTATCTTAAGTGTGATTATTATTGCTGAATTTTCTTATGCCAATTATTCCCGTTCTAAATTAAAGCGTGAATTAGCAGGTATTGTTGCAGGCCACGTAGAAATGGAATCCTTACCTTCGATTAATTTAAAGGAAAAACCCGTAGATCATTATTCGGATCTGATTAAGCGTCCTTTGTTTAATCATAATAGGCAACCCTTTGAAGAAATTATTGAGGTAAGTACCACTAAGCCCTCCGTTAAAAAAACCACGAAATTTAAACATGAGCTTATTGGTATTTTTGGTCACCACGGGCAAACTAGCGCGTTATTCCGTAATAAAAAGGCTCGAAATATAAAAACTAAGAATGATCGCTTTTATACGGTTCAAGTTGGACAACGTATTGAGGGTTGGTTAATAAAAAAAATAAATATAAATAACGTGGTGATTGAAAGTAACGGTAAATTAGAAACGGTTGAATGGTCTAAAACAAAACCGAAAGTATTTAAACCCTTTAAAAAGGCGATTTCAAAAAAATCAACGGCTAAAAAGAAAGTTCCTGTTAAAGACAATCCTTTTATGAGGAAAAATAAAAAGGTTAAAAAGCAATACTTCGGACAGTTTTAAAAAAGATAGCGGTCTTAATTCTATAAGACATTGATTTTAAAGGGTTTTATATTTACGAGGCGTGTTGGTAAATTCTTTTTTAAATCAATGGGTTACAAAAACTGTCCGAACTATTGAAAAAGAAAACGATTAGATAGGCTGTTAACGCTACCAACTTAAGACGGGGCAAGTTGAGATTAAGCCGTTCGTACTGAGCCTAGTCGAAGTATGAACGGTTAAGCCTTGCTCCATAGTATCCCGTCCTAAGTTGGTAGCCGATTAGGTTACATACTTTTTGTAACCCAACATGTTATAAAATGATAGCGTACACGGGTTTATTGCATTAAAGAGACGCAAGACCTTTTAAAGCTAATTAAAAATTATCACCATCAAGAAGATTCCCTAATCCGCCAAGTACAGACCCCTCACCCTGTGATCCATTATTTTGTGGTGCGGCGGCCAACATACGTCCCGCAAGACGTGAAAAAGGTAAACTTTGTAACCATACCGTCCCCGGCCCCGTTAATTTTGCAAAAAAGAGTCCCTCACCACCAAATAACATCGTTTTAACCCCACCTACTTTTTCTATTTCATAATTAACAGTTTGTGTAAGTGCGGCTAAACATCCTGTATCAACATGAAGCATTTCACCCACCGCTAAATCAATTTTACGCAATGTCCCACCCATGTGAACAAAGACCCAGCCCGTTCCTTCAAGCTTTTGCATAATAAAACCTTCACCGCCAAATAACCCCGTTAATATTTTACGTTGAAATTGAATACCAATTTGTACCCCCTTTGCAGCCGCTAAAAAACTATCTTTTTGACAAATTATTTTCCCCTCATAATCACTTAAATTAAGCGCGATAATAGTCCCTGAATAGGGCGCGGCAAAAGCAACTCGCCCCTTCCCTTTCGCTTTTTGAGTGAAAACGGTGATAAATAAACTCTCATTCGTTAATAATCGCTGCCCCGCGCCTAATAAACGACTCATAAATCCTTGTTTATTGCTACCTGACCCATCGCCAAAAATAGTTTCCATCGCTATATCCGCCGTTTTATACATCATCGCCCCAGCTTCTGAAACCACACTTTCATCAGGGTCTAATTCAATTTCAATAAACTGGGTTTCTGCACCATAAATTTTATAATCTATCCCCTCAGTATAATCCCCACACCCAAACCCAATTGAAACCGCATCAGACGAGGTTTCAGATCGATTAATTGATGAGGGGACAGGCATTGAGGTTATAGGCGCGGATTCAATAATGGGTAACGTGGTTGGTTTTGAGGTAATCATCGTGGCAGGTGGCGGAGGAAATGGCGTAATCCCATCTTTTTTCATCCGCCGAATTTCAGAAACCTCAAAAACGAGCTGCCAATCCGCCCATCCTTGCTTCCAACAATAAGCCCCAGGGTTCTCTCTAACAAAGGCTTTAGCATAATCCCTATTATGGGGGCCTGTTATTGTCTCTTTTTGTGAAAAAAACCATTCATTCATTGTTTGACTCCTTATCGTTATTTAATTTAATTTAAGGATAAGAATTTAATAACATCCAAACGCTCTTAATTTCTTATTCCCTAATGATAGCTAACTATTTGTTTATTTAATTGCAAAAATTTCTTGGAATTGTGAGTTTCGTCACTAAATAGCCTGTAAAATATAACGATTCAGTGTATAAAAAGTTGTTGTTCTCAATAGATGAAAATTTAAGTTTAGATCCTTACCAATTTAAGACGGGACACTATGGTCGGAGTCCAATAGCTTTAGCGGTTGGCGAGTCACGAAAATAGCTAAAGCTATTTTACTCCCCACTATTTTTTAAGAATAAAGTGTAAACTACTTTTAAGCTAAATGAAGGATGCCGAATCATTGAATAATATTTTTAATAGTCAGGTTTAAAATTATGCAAAATAAAAAGTTTTTAATGCTAAGTTTATTAGCATCGCTTCAAATAAGTTGTACGGGACGCTCACAACCCCTTCCCATTTTTCCCTCGCGTCTCCCCTCGGTTCCAGCCCCTATAAAACAGCCACCTATCGTCAGTAATCGACCGCAACCTAACAATAACCCCCTCCCACCTGTTATTATTGAAAAGAAAATTCCCCTTAGAAAAACCATTATCAACCGACCTCAACCAAAACCTTTATCCCCTGCTGTGATTGCTTTGGTCTCAAAAGCGGATAAAAATATAAGCACAGGGCAGTTAGAATCTGCTGTGGTCAATATAGAACGCGCCTTAAGAATTGAACCTAGAAATGCTCACTTAACCTATAAATTAGCAGATTTACGACTTAAACAGCAACAACCTCAATTAGCTGAAAATATTGCTAGAAAATCCGCGTTATTAGCTGCGGGTGATAAAGTGTTAAAAAAACAAAGTTGGCTCTTAATTGCCAAAGCAAGACGCTTACAACAAAATTATGAAGGTGCAAAAGAAGCGCAATTAAAAGCCCAAAATATAGATTAATTAATAATTTTTGATTAATTTAGTTTAAAATAAATCTCTTTTTATCTTACTCTTTAAACTATGAACAGTACCCATACGGATGTCAGTGAAACCCTAACCACGATAAAGGATTATATCCGCTGGGCATCGAGCCGTTTTGCGAATACAAATATTTTTTTAGGTCATGGAACCGAAAGCCCTTTAGATGAGGCGGCGGCCATTGTATTGCATACCCTACATCAGCCTTATAATTTAGCCGACCACTATTTAGATGCCGTTCTTACCTTAGATGAGCGTCAACAGATTATTAGCTTGATTGAAAAACGCATCGTTGATAGAAAACCTTCCGCCTATTTAACCTATGAAGCTATTTTTGCAGGGCTTTCTTTTTATGTTGATGAACGGGTTTTAATTCCACGTTCACCCATTGCTGAATTAATTGAAGATTTTTTTCAACCGTGGGTTAATGAGTCTGAGGTTTTTACTCTTTTAGATTTATGCACAGGGAGTGCCTGTATTGCGATTGCCTGTGCGTATGCCTTCCCTGAAGCTCATGTTGATGCGGTTGATTTATCGACCGATGCACTGGAAGTTGCAGAAATGAACCGTAAAAAGCACCAGTTAGAAGATCGGTTAACCCTTTATCATTCGGATTTATTCACTGAATTAGACAAGAAACCTTACGATATTATTGTGAGTAACCCGCCTTATGTTAGCATTAGCGAATGGCAACAGCTTCCTACCGAATTTCATGCGGAACCTGAAATGGGCTTTACAGGCGGCGAATCAGGGCTTGATTTGGTTTTAAAAATTTTAGCTCATGCCCCTGAATATTTATCTGAACAAGGTATTTTGGTGGTTGAAGTCGGCAGCAGTTCCGAAACTTTACAGAATAAATTCCCACAAATTCCTTTTTATTGGTTAAATTTTGAACGAGGAGGCGATGGCGTATTTTTATTGACCGCTAACCAACTCAAAACTTATCATTCAGAATTTAAGCCCTTTCTTTAATCTCCCTTAATTGGTTACAACTACATATTATGTCTGGAAATACCCTAGGAAAATTATTTACTGTGACGACGTTTGGCGAAAGTCATGGCGTTGCTTTAGGCTGTATTGTTGATGGGTGTCCTCCTGGAATGTCATTGTCCGAAGCGGATATTCAAGCCGATTTAGACAGACGAAAACCTGGTACATCAAGACATACGACTCAACGCCGTGAAGCGGATGAGGTCGAAATTTTATCAGGGGTTTTTGAGGGTAAGACGACAGGAACGCCCATTGGCTTATTAATTAAAAATACCGATCAACGTTCTAAAGACTATTCAGAGATTGCAAAAACATTTCGCCCCGGTCATGCAGATTTTACTTATCAAGCTAAATATGGTTTTCGAGATTACCGTGGCGGGGGACGTTCTTCTGCCAGAGAAACTGCTATGCGAGTTGCAGCGGGGGCCATTGCTAAAAAATATTTAAAAGAACACGCCGAAATAGAAATAAAAGGCTACTTATCTCAATTAGGCCCGATTAAAATAGACTTAATTGACTGGGCTGATCGAGAAACCAGTTCATTTTTTGCCCCTGATGCCAGTAAAGAGCAGCAACTGGCGGATTATATGGATACGTTACGCAAAGAAGGCAATTCTGTTGGCGCGAAAGTTAATGTGATTGCAAATAATGTTCCAGCGGGGTTAGGTGAGCCTATTTTTGATCGGTTAGATGCTGACTTAGCTCATGCATTAATGAGCATTAATGCGGTTAAAGGCGTTGAGATTGGCGATGGATTTGACTGTGTTCCTGCAAAAGGAACCGAGTTTCGTGATGAAATCACCCCAGATGAGTTTTTAAGTAACCATGCGGGCGGAATCTTAGGCGGTATTTCTAGTGGTCAAAATATCGTTGCGAGTATCGCGTTAAAACCAACCTCAAGTTTACGATTAGTAGGACGGAGTATTAATACCGAAGGTGAGGCCATTGAAGTGGTCACTCAAGGTCGTCATGATCCTTGTGTGGGTATTCGAGCCACGCCGATTGCAGAAGCGATGATGGCCCTTGTTATTATGGATCATTTTTTGCGTCACAGAGGACAAAATAATGACGTTAAATCAGGATTACCTGCGTTAAAATAACGTAAAGGCGCGTCGATTGAGGGATGCGAATTAAAAACAAATGCGCCAGAGTATGATAGCCGACACCCTGTCAGCTATCACGCTCCTTTAATTTTAGTTCGTTGTATTTTTAAGTTCTTTCATAAAAGCAATCGCTTGTTCTTTTTCAGCAAAATTATTGGTTTTCTCACCAATTAATAACGCCTTTTCAAGTTGAGAAATGGCTCCTGATAAATTATTCATTTTATAATTTATTTTTGCTAAATGGTATCTAAAAACAGCGATTTTACGCTCTTTAGCAATCACCTCGGTAAGAATTTCTAAGGCTTCTTTATCACGATTGTTCTTAAATAATACCCAAGCATAGGTATCAAGCGCGTAAACATTTTCTAAATTTTTAATATCCTGAGTTAACACTAAGGCGCGCGCTAAATTTGCCTTCGTAGGGAAATAATCAACTAACAAGGAAGCTAAATTATTTGTTACGCGTTCATTTTTAGGGGATATTATTAAAAAATCATCATAAACCTTCACAGCCTCTTTATACTTATGATTATTATAATAAACCGTGGCTAAATTCACGACAAATGAAGTTTCCTGTGGAAGATTTTTCATTCCTCTTCGATAGGTAGCCATCATCTTTTCTGGCTCTTTTTTTGTTCTAAAATATTTAGCTAAATCCTCATAGAATTCGGGTATTTTTGGCCACTTATTATTCGCCTTCGTTAGCGTCGAAAAAATGCTATCAAAATTTTTGTCTTTTGCAAATAAATGGACTTGTAAAGCAATGGCATAAGGATTTTCTGGATGTAATTTTATATATTCAACCAAATAACTATGCATTAAAGGCCGTTGCTTCAAAGCTTCATAACACAACAACATACTTTTCAGCGCATCGGATAAATTAGGGAACTTAATTAAAACTTCTTTATAGGTATCAGCAGCCTGCTTATATTTTTTTTGTCCTTGTAAAATCTTTGCCTCAACATACTTAGAATAATAAATCCCTTCTGATTTTGTATTCATAAATTTAGCAACCTCCTGTGTTCCCTTCCA from Methylococcales bacterium carries:
- the aroC gene encoding chorismate synthase, which produces MSGNTLGKLFTVTTFGESHGVALGCIVDGCPPGMSLSEADIQADLDRRKPGTSRHTTQRREADEVEILSGVFEGKTTGTPIGLLIKNTDQRSKDYSEIAKTFRPGHADFTYQAKYGFRDYRGGGRSSARETAMRVAAGAIAKKYLKEHAEIEIKGYLSQLGPIKIDLIDWADRETSSFFAPDASKEQQLADYMDTLRKEGNSVGAKVNVIANNVPAGLGEPIFDRLDADLAHALMSINAVKGVEIGDGFDCVPAKGTEFRDEITPDEFLSNHAGGILGGISSGQNIVASIALKPTSSLRLVGRSINTEGEAIEVVTQGRHDPCVGIRATPIAEAMMALVIMDHFLRHRGQNNDVKSGLPALK
- a CDS encoding PilN domain-containing protein; protein product: MLNSTLDSLVIKKFFHWWKKELAFLIPSAISRLFNDTAGIVIIQIKDDELYFNFTDHKKQSKHIHLPLNEQGLIDYQQLKLDNPLLEKARVIFRLNKNEGILKKLTLPKAVEENLTQVIAYELDRYTPFNQQQVYYTIKKIAAETDKINLQLILTPKNNLDRGYDSLKSWGINPWLVDYEGMPNNLQDDYEYYNLLPESKRYKANKKALIFQSALIGGIFILLSSILVLPVWFQYQSGQTLDRKIYKIKRHAMEVQELQNKIAVLSEKTDWLIAQKQNYPPLIEILETISQLLKDDTSLTMIVYKNKKLHLTGESPAASTLIKILESSPLFSNADFESTVTKNKTTGLERFRIVVSVNARESDESE
- the efp gene encoding elongation factor P; this encodes MATYSTNEFKSGLKIMIDTDPCAIIENEFVKPGKGQAFSRVKIRNLKTGRVIERTFKSGESVEGADVVELDMQYLYSDGEFWHFMVPETYEQYQADKTAVEDAMKWLKDQDICTMTLWNDLPLSIVPPNFVELSITDTDPGLKGDTSGGGGKPATLETGAVVRVPLFVQIGETIKVDTRNGDYVGRVKN
- a CDS encoding TIGR00266 family protein, producing the protein MDYKIYGAETQFIEIELDPDESVVSEAGAMMYKTADIAMETIFGDGSGSNKQGFMSRLLGAGQRLLTNESLFITVFTQKAKGKGRVAFAAPYSGTIIALNLSDYEGKIICQKDSFLAAAKGVQIGIQFQRKILTGLFGGEGFIMQKLEGTGWVFVHMGGTLRKIDLAVGEMLHVDTGCLAALTQTVNYEIEKVGGVKTMLFGGEGLFFAKLTGPGTVWLQSLPFSRLAGRMLAAAPQNNGSQGEGSVLGGLGNLLDGDNF
- a CDS encoding prepilin-type N-terminal cleavage/methylation domain-containing protein, with the protein product MQAVHIKSSQGFTLIEVLIALSLLSVMMLMLFAGLRISAKSWDKGENKLTEVAEMSSTAHFFHNQLAASLPLWDDFTTKIKEFSFQGTQNTLQFVSSLPASSRRLGLQRFNVRLKNTKIEVSIQPFYPTLADDAWKIETVTLVDNIGSLTLRYFGSKEPKELPVWQTNWHYDHLPKLIAITIQPLNEHYWPQTLLKLNNEEAPKKALNVFEKALKRSKQNGNSPSEKNTPFTKRRGLNTGFMGLDPLNYYGGQLYFRDA
- a CDS encoding GspMb/PilO family protein, whose translation is MRGGQIIRKSSSSKKLEDNFTRIIIDVNMTVTMDALRTILYDIETMTPFVIINHIRIKSGPKKRNIKTRKLESTQQLTVNFKASSFVGTH
- the prmB gene encoding 50S ribosomal protein L3 N(5)-glutamine methyltransferase, with the protein product MNSTHTDVSETLTTIKDYIRWASSRFANTNIFLGHGTESPLDEAAAIVLHTLHQPYNLADHYLDAVLTLDERQQIISLIEKRIVDRKPSAYLTYEAIFAGLSFYVDERVLIPRSPIAELIEDFFQPWVNESEVFTLLDLCTGSACIAIACAYAFPEAHVDAVDLSTDALEVAEMNRKKHQLEDRLTLYHSDLFTELDKKPYDIIVSNPPYVSISEWQQLPTEFHAEPEMGFTGGESGLDLVLKILAHAPEYLSEQGILVVEVGSSSETLQNKFPQIPFYWLNFERGGDGVFLLTANQLKTYHSEFKPFL
- a CDS encoding type II secretion system protein GspK; the protein is MKKTPPSQKGVALILVLWVLTLLIIMAGSFTLGMRRETRIIANLRDKAQAIALAEAGITFAQLNLSTLDKAQRWRASGHIYPVQFNQATIRVKIQSEFGKIDINKANEKLLTGMLLQTDIAPEKHPAIVNAIIDWRDKDDLIRIDGAEKATYQSEGLAYAPRNKPFQTIEELRLVLGVTPELFEQLKTMITVYSRQLTVDLKTASRAVLLAATGLEAERIDSYIAERVESDINHLPTPALITTGTQSKKNAQEIYTVIAETQLNNGAKARIQVVMKKKSDPSKPFIILDWKRYAALKTSLFSKTMSLLLIPEDAELNP
- the epmA gene encoding EF-P lysine aminoacylase EpmA; the encoded protein is MSNTLWQPSCQLKQVRQRAQVFASIRQFFAQRAVLEVETPLLSQATGTDPQLDFFKSSYHHSPCQQTLYLQTSPEFAMKRLLAAGSGSIYQLCKAFRNGESGRFHNPEFTLLEWYRVGFNLSELMDEVALLMKTLLEPTLNLKNVIKIAYKDLFLQKTGLDALTYSPEHYQNYAHNQAIPEAIALCGDDLDLWLDFIFSHKIQPTLLGNNLYLVHSYPASQASLARINEIDSKIADRFEVFIKGLELGNGFFELADAAEQNSRFEHEISVRAKNNRPSVTKDLNFLAALEEGLPDCCGVAIGVDRLLMLLTEVTTIDDVLTFPINRA